The segment TTATAAGTTTTCTTATCTCAATAGAATTTATCACATCAAGTCCACTTGTTGGTTCATCAAGGATTGCAAGCTTTGGGAAAGTCATAAGGGCTCTTGCAAGAAGAAGTTTCCTCACCATACCTTTACTGTATGTGGAAATTTTATCCCCTATCCTTGGACCAAGACCTGCAATATCTAATGCCCTCTCAACAAACTCCTTAGCCTCTCTCTCATCCTTTGCATAGAGGGAAGCCATAAAGTTTATATAATCAAGTCCTGTAAGATTCTTGTATGCCCCAGCCTCTTCTGGTAGATAACTTATAATCTCCCTTACTTTATCTCCTTCCCTTCTAACATCATATCCAAAAACCTTTACCTCTCCCTCAGTTGGTGAAAGAAGTGTTGCAATAATCCTTAAGGTGGTTGTCTTTCCCGCACCATTGGGACCAATCAAGCCAAAGATTTCTCCTTCCTCTATGTTAAAACTGATCCCTTTCAACGCTCTTATGTTTCCATAATCCTTTACAAGGTTTTTTATCTCTACTGCAAACATTCTCACCTCCAGATGAAATTATAGCAAATTAGATAAGTTCCACTTTAAATAGATTCTCAAAGTTCCCTGTTGTTACTTCCATGAGTTTTTCAAGAGATATTTTCTTTATCTCTGCTATCTTTTTTGCAGTTATTATCATGAAGGATGGCTCATTCCTCTTTCCTCTTTTTCCTTGAGGTGGAAGGTAGGGTGAATCTGTTTCAACAAGAATTCTATCAAGGGGAGCGAATTTAACTGCCTCCCTAAGCTTTTCATTCTTTGGATATGTTAGAGGACCGCCTATACCAATATAAAAACCCATTCTTATTATCTCTCTCATTCTATCCACATTATGATTAAAGCAGTGAAAAACTCCCCTTATCTTTCCCCTGTATCTTCTTACAACATCAAGAACATCAAGAAATGCATCCCTTTCATGAATAACTATTGGGAGATTCATTGAAATGGCAAACTCTATTTGACTAACAAAAACCTTCTTTTGTATTTCTTTTGGTGAAAGATTCCTGAAATAGTCAAGTCCAATCTCTCCTATGGCAACAATCTTTTTGTTTTTCTCTATAAGCTTCTTAAAAAGGGAAAGGTCATCATAAGCAAACTCTTTTGCATCGTGGGGATGAAAACCGATGGAAGAGAAGATGAGGGGATTTTTCATAGAGAGGTCATTTGAGGATAATGAGGATGCTCTATCATAGGAAACATTTAGAAAATACTTTACACTAACATCGTTTGCCCTTTTTATCAC is part of the Caldisericia bacterium genome and harbors:
- a CDS encoding ABC transporter ATP-binding protein; translated protein: MFAVEIKNLVKDYGNIRALKGISFNIEEGEIFGLIGPNGAGKTTTLRIIATLLSPTEGEVKVFGYDVRREGDKVREIISYLPEEAGAYKNLTGLDYINFMASLYAKDEREAKEFVERALDIAGLGPRIGDKISTYSKGMVRKLLLARALMTFPKLAILDEPTSGLDVINSIEIRKLIRDFTKKGVTVLLSSHNMLEVEFLSDRIALIDKGEILEMGKPEELKEKYNARNIEEVFMGVVK
- a CDS encoding TatD family hydrolase; the protein is MKRFFVDSHVHLNMDVFDKDREDVIKRANDVSVKYFLNVSYDRASSLSSNDLSMKNPLIFSSIGFHPHDAKEFAYDDLSLFKKLIEKNKKIVAIGEIGLDYFRNLSPKEIQKKVFVSQIEFAISMNLPIVIHERDAFLDVLDVVRRYRGKIRGVFHCFNHNVDRMREIIRMGFYIGIGGPLTYPKNEKLREAVKFAPLDRILVETDSPYLPPQGKRGKRNEPSFMIITAKKIAEIKKISLEKLMEVTTGNFENLFKVELI